The sequence GTTCACCAGCGCGCTGCTCACCGCCGGCGTGGGGCCGTGGCTGCCGTTCCAGATGCTCGCGTCGTCGCTCATCGGGCTCGGGGCCGGGTTGCTGCCCCGGGCGCGCGGCAAGGCCGAGATCGCGATGCTCGTCGCGTACGGCGTGTTCGCGGCCTACTTCTTCGGGCTCCTCATGAGCCTGTGGTCATGGCCGTTCCTCGCCGGCGACAGCACGCAGCTCGGCTTCGTCCCCGGCGCGCCGCTGGCGGAGAACCTTCACCGGTTCGTGGTGTACACCGTGCTGACCTCGACGCTCGGCTGGGACACCGGGCGCGCGATCACCAACGCCGTCGCCCTCGTCGTGCTGGGGCCGGCCATTCTCGCGGTCCTGCGCCGCGCGGCCCGGCGGGCGGCCTTCGATCAGCTGTAGGAGTAGAACCCGCGGCCGGTCTTCTTGCCGAGCAGGCCCGCGTCCACCATGCGCAGCAGCAGCGGCGGCGACGAGTACAGCGGCTCCTTGAACTCCGCGTACATCGAGTCCGCGATGGCCTTGATCGTGTCCAACCCGATCAGGTCTGACAGCCGCAGCGGGCCCATCGGGTGGGCGGTGCCCAGCTCCATGCCGCGGTCGATGTCCTCGGCCGAGGCGAAGCCCGACTCGATCATGCGGATCGCCGAGAGCAGGTACGGCACCAGCAGCGAGTTCACGATGAACCCGGCGCGGTCCTGCGAACGGATGACCGTCTTGCCCAGCGCCGTCGTCGCGTGTTCCTCCGCGCGGCGGGCGGTCTCCTCGCTCGTCAGCAGCGAGGGCACCAGCTCCACCAGCGGCAGCACCGGCACCGGGTTGAAGAAGTGGATGCCGACCACCTGCTGCGGCCGGCTCGTCGCCATGCCCAGCTTCATGATCGGGATCGAGGACGTGTTGGACGCGAACACCGCGTCCTCCGCCTCGACGATCTTGTCCAGCTGGCGGAAGACGTCGACCTTCGCCTGCTCCTGCTCGAGGATCGCCTCGACGACCAGTTCGCGGTCGGCGAACTCGGCGATGTCGGTCGTGAACCGGAGCCGGTTGAGAGCCGCGTCGGCGTCCTCGGCGGACACCTTGCCGCTCTTGACGCCGCGCTGCAGGGACTTCTCGATGCGCGCCTTGCCCGCGTCGAGCGCCGGCTGGTTCACCTCGGTGACCACGACGTCCAACCCGGCCCTGGCGTGCACCTCGGCGATGCCGGAACCCATCAGTCCCGCCCCGACGACTCCAACTCGACTGACCACCGGCTCACTCCTTCATCGCTTCGCAGGCCCGTTCTTGGGCAGCACGCAGCGCGCGAGGGCGGTTGCCGGGTTTTGCCCAGCTCGCCCTCGCGCGGTTACGCGTGCTCAACGACGGTACTCGTCGTACCCGTCGTCGTACGGGTCTTGATCTTCGCTGTCGGACTCCTCGTAATGACTGCTGGAGGAGTTACTCGACAGCTCGCGCTGCAAAGCATCGAAGTCGGTCTCGTGCGAGCTGTACTTGAGCTCGCGCGCCACCTTCGTCTGCTTGGCCTTAGCCCGGCCGCGCCCCATGGCTCGACCCCCTCGCACAGGGGCGGGGCGGCCGGGGGAATCGGCGGCCCCGCATCGTCTCGACAATTCTTTCCTGCTCACACCGTACCGTGTCCGGGGGGTTCGATGCGACGTGGCACGGTGTGCCGGTGGTGACAGTGTCGGCCGAACACCGGTTACCGGCCGGTCGGTGACGATCGGCGCAGGTAGACGTGCCACGATCTACCCGTGCTCCGTCCCTTCGTGGCCTACCTGCGGGTGTACGAACCCCTGCTCGCCCTGGGCGACCCGCCGGACGAACGGCTGCGTGCGGCCGTCGCGGCGGCCAAGCTGCGGCGGACGGACGCGGGCGCCCGCGAGCAGGCCATGTGGCTCAAGTCACAAGTCGCCGCCCCGCGGCGGTTGCTGCCCGCCGAGCTCGCCGACGGCCGTCCCGCCCCGAGCCTGCTGACCGACGTCCTGGTGCTGGCCCCGGAGGACGTGCCGGGTGGCAAGGCCGAAGCCGGCCCGCTGGTCTGCCCGCTGGAACTGCGCGCCCGCTCGGCGGCCGCGCTGGTGACGTTCCTGGGCGACGCGCACCCGGCGCTGAAGAACGTCGTCCTCGACGAGGGCGGCTTCACCCAGGAGACGATCCGCGCCCGCACCAAGTCGGCGATGGCGGACCTGAGCACGACGGCGGCCCACACGCTGTCGACGACGTGGACGGTCCCGCTGCCCTGGTTCGTGCTGATCGACCCGGACGACCGCCGCCTGGTCCTCGGCAGCGGCCGCGACGACCCGAAGCGCGAACTCTCCTGGCGCGCGACGCTCGCCGACGCCCAGCACCGCGCCCGCGAGGCCGGCGAGCTGCTGGAGCAGACCTTCGGCGACTCCGGCCCCGGCCGGGTCCTCTTCGAAACGCGCCGCTGGCTCGACAACTTCCACCCGGACTCGGTGATCGAGCTCGACTACGGCGGCCTGGTCCAGCTGTTCGCGGACGCGGTCCTGGAGGCCGACAACACGGCGGACGAAGTCCACGACATCCTGGACGCGCTGCGCTCGGGCAATGTCGAGGAGCTGGCCGAGCTGTTCTCGGACCTGCGCGAGTTCTGGGGCGACCTCGCCGCCCGCGAGCGGTCGAACTAGCCGCGCAGTTCCGGGACCCGGATCTCGCCGGCCGGGCGGCCGCCGCCCAGGATCGAGCCGTGGGCGAGTGCGTCCAGTCCGGACACGTCCACACCCAGGTACCGCAGGGCTGCCACCGCGAGCGGGGCGCACGCGCGCTTGGCGCCGTCGTCGATCTTGATCGCGACCGCGAAGCCGTCCGGCAACGCGAACGCCTGGACGCCCTCCGCGCCCGCCTTCGAAACCAGGCCGTCCACGGCGGACATCAGGTCCGTGTCCTCGCGGCCGGTGCCGCCGACCAGCCACGGGTGCGTCCGCATCGCCGTGGCCACCCGGCTCGCGGGGCCGTCCGGGGCCGTGGCCAGCCTGCCGAACGCGCGAGCCAGCCCGGTCAGCGAGAACGCGAACAGCGGGGCACCACAACCGTCCACTCCGGTGTGGGCGATCGGCTCGCCCGTCAGCTCCGCGACCGTCGCCGCGATCTGCTGCTGCAGCGGGTGGTCCGGGGCTTCGTACCCCGACGTGGGCCAGCCGGCGCGGAGGCAGGTGGTCAGCATCGCCGTGTGCTTGCCGGAGCAGTTCATCATCACGCGGCGGGGCTCGGCCGCGTCGCGCATGCTCGGGACGTGCAGCGGGAAGTCCGGGGGGCAAGCCAGGTCGTCTTCGTGCAGGCCGGCCGCTTCCAGCAGTTCCAGCACGCGCTTCACGTGGCCCGGCTCGCCGGAGTGCGACGCGCACGCCAGCGCCAGGTCCTCGCCGTCGAAGTCCAGGCCTGCACGCAGCATGCCGACCGCCTGCAGGGGCTTGTTCGACGAGCGCGGGTACACCGGCGAGGTGACGTCGCCCAGCACCAGGCGGGCTTCGCCTTCGGGGCCGGTCAAGACCAGGGCGCCGCGGTGGACGCTTTCGACGAAACCGGAGCGGACGACCTCGGCCAGGACGGGGTTGGTCACTGCTCGCCGCGTCCTCGTTCGCTCTCGAGCAGCTCGTCCACAGTGGCCGAACCCTGCTGGTAGCGCTTCGCGATCTCCGCGTTGAGCGTGTCCATCACGCCCTGGACCTCGCGCCGGAACGACGACACCGACAGCTCTTCGCTGGCGTAGGTGTCCAAAGCGGAGGCGAGCTTCTCGTCCGAGAGGGAGCCGACGTCGGTGAGGTCGGTGTCGCCGATCAGGGCTTCCGCGTGCCGGCGGTGTTCGCCGGCCCGGGACGGCTCCAGCTGCTGGTGCCGACCGGAACCCGCCGCCGGGCCCAGTGCGTTGTCGGCCAGGATCGTCGCCAGCTGGTCGACGATGCTGGCTTCGCCGCCGGAGCTGCGCCGCACCTGCTCGGCGCGCACGATGTCGATGCGCGCGTGCAAGAGCCGGCGCAGGTAGGACAGGTCCGTCTCTTCCTGCGCGGCTTCGTCGCGCCGCTCGCGCAGCACCTTCAGCGGCAATTCGCCCAAGCCGCTGAGGTACCCCGGGCCGAGCACGCGGTCGATCCGCCGCCTGCCGCCGGGCCGCACTTCGATCACAGCGCAGTTTATCCCGGTTGGGCGTGATCTCGCTGTCAGGGGCTTTCGTTCAGCCACGGAGTTGCGCCGCCGCCGCACGCCCGGGGGCGGGCAGTTCCGACGGCACCGAGTCGGGGTCGATCGCCGCCTGCACGAGGTTGTCCTCCGAGCCGGCCAGCAGCTCCGCGCCCACCGGCGTCGACCGCTTGACCAGCGCCAACGCGATCGGGCCGAGTTCGTGGTGCTGGATGACCGTGCCGATCCGGCCGACCGTGCGGCCGTCGAGCAGCAGCGGGTCGCCGGGTTCCGGCGTGACCTCCGGCGAACCGTCCAGGTGGAGCAGCAGCAGGTTCCGCGGCGGGCGGCCGACGTTGTGCACCTTCGACACCGTCTCCTGGCCGCGGTAACAGCCCTTCGCGACGTGCGCGGCCGAGCCGACCCAGCCCACCTCGTGCGGGATCGTGCGGTCGTCGGTGTCCACGCCCCGCCGGGGGCGCACCGACTCGACGCGCAGGGCGTCGAACACCCAGCTGCCCGCCGCCCGCGCGCCCGCGTCGGTCAGCCGCTTCCACCAGTCGAGCAGCGCCGCGCGCGGGACGGCCAGATCGACGCTGGAGCGGCCCGGCCACGGCATCCGCCGCGCGAAACCGCCACCCGGCAGCGGCGCCACCGCGTACGGCTCCGGGCCGATCTCGGCGCCGACCGCGCTCAGCACGCGCTCGGCGTCCGGGCCGAGCACGGTGAGCAGCGCGAGCTCGGCGGTCGCGTCGCGGATGTCCACCTTGGACCAGAACTTCATGGCTTCGAGGTATTCGAGCAGCGTCTGGGGGCCGCCCTTGGGGAGCGCGCTGGTGACGCGCGGACCCGGGTCGGTGTCGAGGTACACCGTGCCGTCGAGGTGCGCGACCACCATGTGCGTCTCGACGCGGCCCTGGCTGTCGAGGACCAGCGCCTCGGTGCCGGAGCCCTCGGCGAGCCCGGTCACGTGCTGCGAGATGACCAGGTGCAGCCACGACAGCCGTTCTTCGCCGGTGACGGCGAGGAACTCGCGGTGCGACCGGTCGATCACGACCACGCCGCGCGAGGCCGTGCGCTGTTCCGCGAAGGGGTCTCCCCAGTGCCAGGGGACGCCGGCTTCGGGGTGGTCGTCGGGCGAAGGGATCGATCCGGGCACGTCCAGCAGCGGCGAGCGGTACGGCATACCGCCCAGCCTAGGTGAGTACCGTGGCCGCATGCGCGTCCTCGTCTTCCTCGACGGAACCCCGGCCGACCCCGACGTCGCCCAGATCAAGGTCGACGACCTCGGGCTGCTGCGCGGCGACGGCGTCTTCGAGACGATCCTCGTCGTCGGCGGCAAGCCCCGTGAGCTGCGGCCGCACCTCGAGCGGCTGGCCCGTTCCGCGGCCATGCTCGACCTGCCGGAGCCCGACCTCGGCGCCTGGGAGCAGGTCGTTTCGGCGGTGCTCGAAAGGTGGACCGGCGGGCCCGAAATGACGCTGAAACTGGTGTACACCAGGGGATCCGACGGCGACCCCGCCGCGCGGCCGACCGGGTTCGCGCTCGGCTCCGAGGTGCCGCCGTCGATCTTGAAGGCCCGTGCCGAAGGCGTCGCCGCGATCACCCTCGAACGCGGTTTCCCGCCGGACCTCGCCGAGCGCGCGCCCTGGCTGCTGCTCGGCGCGAAGCCGTTGTCCTACGCGATGAACATGGCCGCGGTGCGCGAAGCCGGCCGCCGCGGCGCCGAAGATGTGATTTTCACCGCCGCGGACGGTTCGGTCTTCGAAGGGCCGACGTCGACCGTCGTGCTGGCGAAGGGCCGGACGCTCTACACGCCGCCGTCGAGCATCGGCATCCTGCCGGGCACCACCCAGGCCGCGCTGTTCCGCGGCGCCGAGAAGGCGGGCCGGGCGGTCAAGGTGGAGCCGCTGACGGTCCGCGACCTCGTCGAGGGCGACGGCGTCTTCATGGCCTCCAGCGTCCGCAAGCTGACCCGCGTGCACACGCTGGACGGCGAACGGCTGCCCGACTC is a genomic window of Amycolatopsis lexingtonensis containing:
- a CDS encoding ECF transporter S component gives rise to the protein MTDFLPKPRTIRLTPRPALVLTTASLLGLAMFCWPLFANPQPTAAAHTADAPFVFMATLPVLILVVLAELSRGGIDAKALALLGVLSAVNAGLRPLGAGTGGIELVFFMLVLAGRVFGPGFGFVLGSTSLFTSALLTAGVGPWLPFQMLASSLIGLGAGLLPRARGKAEIAMLVAYGVFAAYFFGLLMSLWSWPFLAGDSTQLGFVPGAPLAENLHRFVVYTVLTSTLGWDTGRAITNAVALVVLGPAILAVLRRAARRAAFDQL
- a CDS encoding 3-hydroxybutyryl-CoA dehydrogenase, which encodes MVSRVGVVGAGLMGSGIAEVHARAGLDVVVTEVNQPALDAGKARIEKSLQRGVKSGKVSAEDADAALNRLRFTTDIAEFADRELVVEAILEQEQAKVDVFRQLDKIVEAEDAVFASNTSSIPIMKLGMATSRPQQVVGIHFFNPVPVLPLVELVPSLLTSEETARRAEEHATTALGKTVIRSQDRAGFIVNSLLVPYLLSAIRMIESGFASAEDIDRGMELGTAHPMGPLRLSDLIGLDTIKAIADSMYAEFKEPLYSSPPLLLRMVDAGLLGKKTGRGFYSYS
- a CDS encoding DUF3073 domain-containing protein translates to MGRGRAKAKQTKVARELKYSSHETDFDALQRELSSNSSSSHYEESDSEDQDPYDDGYDEYRR
- a CDS encoding asparaginase, with translation MTNPVLAEVVRSGFVESVHRGALVLTGPEGEARLVLGDVTSPVYPRSSNKPLQAVGMLRAGLDFDGEDLALACASHSGEPGHVKRVLELLEAAGLHEDDLACPPDFPLHVPSMRDAAEPRRVMMNCSGKHTAMLTTCLRAGWPTSGYEAPDHPLQQQIAATVAELTGEPIAHTGVDGCGAPLFAFSLTGLARAFGRLATAPDGPASRVATAMRTHPWLVGGTGREDTDLMSAVDGLVSKAGAEGVQAFALPDGFAVAIKIDDGAKRACAPLAVAALRYLGVDVSGLDALAHGSILGGGRPAGEIRVPELRG
- a CDS encoding aerial mycelium formation protein; this encodes MIEVRPGGRRRIDRVLGPGYLSGLGELPLKVLRERRDEAAQEETDLSYLRRLLHARIDIVRAEQVRRSSGGEASIVDQLATILADNALGPAAGSGRHQQLEPSRAGEHRRHAEALIGDTDLTDVGSLSDEKLASALDTYASEELSVSSFRREVQGVMDTLNAEIAKRYQQGSATVDELLESERGRGEQ
- a CDS encoding YgfZ/GcvT domain-containing protein, whose product is MPYRSPLLDVPGSIPSPDDHPEAGVPWHWGDPFAEQRTASRGVVVIDRSHREFLAVTGEERLSWLHLVISQHVTGLAEGSGTEALVLDSQGRVETHMVVAHLDGTVYLDTDPGPRVTSALPKGGPQTLLEYLEAMKFWSKVDIRDATAELALLTVLGPDAERVLSAVGAEIGPEPYAVAPLPGGGFARRMPWPGRSSVDLAVPRAALLDWWKRLTDAGARAAGSWVFDALRVESVRPRRGVDTDDRTIPHEVGWVGSAAHVAKGCYRGQETVSKVHNVGRPPRNLLLLHLDGSPEVTPEPGDPLLLDGRTVGRIGTVIQHHELGPIALALVKRSTPVGAELLAGSEDNLVQAAIDPDSVPSELPAPGRAAAAQLRG
- a CDS encoding aminodeoxychorismate lyase, translated to MRVLVFLDGTPADPDVAQIKVDDLGLLRGDGVFETILVVGGKPRELRPHLERLARSAAMLDLPEPDLGAWEQVVSAVLERWTGGPEMTLKLVYTRGSDGDPAARPTGFALGSEVPPSILKARAEGVAAITLERGFPPDLAERAPWLLLGAKPLSYAMNMAAVREAGRRGAEDVIFTAADGSVFEGPTSTVVLAKGRTLYTPPSSIGILPGTTQAALFRGAEKAGRAVKVEPLTVRDLVEGDGVFMASSVRKLTRVHTLDGERLPDSSAVYAELVAAYEGEYA